Proteins encoded by one window of Paraburkholderia sabiae:
- the ilvB gene encoding biosynthetic-type acetolactate synthase large subunit yields MKIAGAEIQQVAKAGSEASGKNGHASGAQIVLSVLRGEGVDTVWGYPGGAVLPLYDALQESVDITHLLVRHEQAAVHAADGFARATGKVGVALVTSGPGVTNAVTGIATAYFDSIPMVVISGNVPTQSIGTDAFQECDAVGITRSIVKHNFLVLDISQLAKTLKSAFHIARTGRPGPVLVDIPKDVLQAKTPLRIPDSVTLRSYRPRTDPHTGQVRRAAEALARSERPCILVGGGAVASAASEEIAELARRLDAPVTNTLMALGAFPASDRRCLGMPGLHGTYEANMAMQHCDVLIALGARFDDRVIGNTREFQSDRRTIIHVDIDPATIDKRVQVDIPIVGDVKTAARAILEQLRAQRINDGNRNGWWKEIENWREKRCLAYEPDADVIKPQFVIQRLWEVTGGDAYICSDVGQHQMWAAQLYGFDKPRRWINSGGLGTMGVGLPYAMGVKRALPDADVVAVTGDGSIQMCIQELSTCRQYDLGVKIVSLNNGYLGMVRQLQHVNYRDRYSHSYMDALPDFVALARAYGHVGFRIERPCDVEPVLREALSMKHRTVFMDFAIDPSENVWPMVRAGAGLTDMLMNSCDVDR; encoded by the coding sequence ATGAAGATTGCGGGTGCTGAGATCCAACAGGTTGCGAAAGCCGGCTCTGAGGCTTCGGGCAAGAACGGCCATGCATCGGGAGCGCAGATTGTCCTGTCCGTCCTGCGCGGGGAGGGCGTGGATACGGTTTGGGGATACCCAGGTGGCGCCGTCCTGCCGCTTTACGACGCGCTCCAGGAATCCGTCGATATCACCCATTTGCTGGTTCGCCATGAACAGGCCGCCGTGCACGCGGCGGATGGTTTCGCTCGCGCAACGGGAAAGGTCGGCGTAGCGCTGGTGACATCGGGGCCGGGTGTGACGAACGCGGTGACGGGCATTGCGACCGCCTATTTCGATTCCATCCCGATGGTGGTGATCTCCGGCAACGTGCCGACACAGTCCATCGGAACCGATGCCTTCCAGGAGTGCGACGCTGTCGGAATTACCCGGTCGATCGTTAAGCATAACTTTCTGGTTCTGGACATCTCGCAACTGGCGAAGACGCTGAAAAGCGCGTTTCATATCGCCCGCACCGGGCGCCCGGGACCTGTACTGGTGGATATTCCCAAAGACGTGCTTCAGGCGAAGACGCCCTTGCGCATACCTGACTCCGTTACGCTGCGATCCTATCGTCCGCGCACGGATCCTCATACGGGACAGGTGCGGCGGGCCGCCGAGGCGCTTGCGCGCTCGGAACGGCCGTGCATTCTCGTTGGTGGCGGAGCGGTCGCATCGGCTGCAAGCGAAGAGATTGCGGAGCTCGCGCGGCGACTCGATGCCCCGGTGACGAACACGTTGATGGCGCTCGGCGCCTTTCCCGCCTCAGACCGACGGTGCCTGGGAATGCCAGGATTGCATGGAACGTACGAAGCCAACATGGCGATGCAGCATTGCGACGTACTGATTGCGCTCGGTGCGAGATTCGATGATCGGGTCATCGGGAACACACGAGAGTTCCAGTCAGATCGAAGGACGATTATTCATGTTGATATCGACCCCGCGACAATCGACAAGCGGGTGCAGGTTGACATTCCGATCGTGGGAGACGTCAAGACCGCGGCGCGCGCGATACTGGAGCAGCTCCGGGCGCAGCGTATCAACGATGGGAATCGCAACGGCTGGTGGAAAGAGATAGAGAACTGGCGTGAGAAGCGCTGCCTCGCGTATGAACCGGACGCTGATGTGATCAAGCCACAGTTCGTCATTCAACGGCTTTGGGAAGTCACCGGTGGCGATGCCTATATCTGTTCTGACGTCGGACAGCACCAGATGTGGGCTGCGCAGCTGTATGGATTCGACAAGCCTCGTCGATGGATCAACTCGGGCGGCCTCGGGACGATGGGTGTCGGACTGCCCTATGCAATGGGCGTCAAACGCGCACTTCCTGACGCGGATGTGGTCGCAGTGACCGGGGACGGCTCGATCCAGATGTGCATCCAGGAGCTGTCGACCTGCAGGCAGTACGACCTCGGCGTGAAAATTGTCTCCCTTAACAACGGCTACCTCGGCATGGTAAGGCAGCTGCAGCACGTGAACTATCGCGACCGTTACTCCCACTCGTACATGGACGCGTTGCCTGACTTTGTCGCGCTCGCCCGCGCTTACGGGCACGTCGGCTTTCGCATTGAGCGACCGTGCGATGTCGAGCCGGTCCTTCGCGAAGCACTTTCCATGAAGCACCGTACCGTATTCATGGACTTTGCCATCGATCCGTCCGAGAACGTCTGGCCTATGGTTCGAGCGGGCGCGGGACTGACGGACATGCTGATGAATTCGTGCGATGTCGACCGCTAG
- the mdeB gene encoding alpha-ketoglutarate dehydrogenase — protein MTDLSSGAKPVLALTQTRIDSDPQETAEWLTALDGVVEHVGLERAQYVFDRLAAHALSSGIATARANVTPYTNTIPVDQQPPFPGDVDAEERLAAALRWNALAMVVRANRAYGELGGHIASYASAADLFEAGFNHFFRGANDTNGGDLVYFQPHSSPGVYARAFLEGFLSEQHLEHYRREIAGPGLCSYPHPWLMPDFWQFPTGSMGIGPINSIYQARFMRYLQNRGLLRTEGRKVWGFFGDGEMDEPESIGALSLAAREGLDNLVFVINCNLQRLDGPVRSNGRIIDELEAQFTGAGWNVIKVVWGSDWDALFARDRTGALLRAFAHTVDGQFQTFSANDGAYNRERFFGQNEELAALAAHLSNDDIDRLRRGGHDVRKLYAAYDKALKHGGQPTVILAKTMKGFGMGSIGQGRMTTHQQKKLDVEQLKAFRDRFRLPLSDEDVEQLRFYRPAESSPEMRYLHARREALGGYLPRRRTVASQTLPVPAMSAWGQFALEASGKEMSTTMAFVRMLGSLLKDASLGPRVVPVVADEARTFGMANLFRQVGIYSPLGQLYEPEDMGSMLYYREDTGGQILEEGISEAGAVSSWVAAATSYSVHDLPMLPFYIYYSMFGFQRIGDLIWAAADQRARGFLIGATAGKTTLGGEGLQHQDGTSHLAASTVPNCRAYDPAFAYEVAMIVDEGMREMIERQRDVFYYLTVTNENYAQPSLPVAPIESVREGVLKGMYSLDATSLDRAQVQLFGSGAILGEVQAAARLLKEDWNIDASVWSVTSFTELHRDGVASERTDRLFEADRGPVPYVTSALSPTRGPVVAATDYVRAVPELIRAYVPRRYVTLGTDGFGRSDTRAALRAFFEVDRHSIAIAALKALADDGAVAVEVVRRAVDRYGKHDANRAAPWQR, from the coding sequence ATGACCGATTTATCGAGCGGTGCCAAACCCGTTCTTGCCCTTACCCAGACCCGCATCGACAGCGACCCGCAGGAGACTGCCGAGTGGCTCACCGCACTTGACGGCGTCGTCGAGCATGTCGGGCTCGAGCGCGCCCAGTATGTTTTCGACCGCCTGGCCGCCCATGCATTGTCGAGCGGCATCGCAACGGCGCGAGCGAATGTCACGCCCTATACGAACACCATTCCGGTCGACCAGCAGCCGCCATTTCCAGGTGACGTTGACGCCGAAGAGCGACTTGCCGCCGCGTTGCGCTGGAATGCGCTCGCGATGGTGGTGCGGGCGAACCGGGCCTATGGCGAACTCGGGGGGCATATTGCGAGCTACGCATCGGCGGCGGATCTTTTCGAAGCCGGATTCAACCACTTCTTTCGCGGTGCGAACGATACAAATGGCGGTGACCTCGTCTATTTTCAGCCCCACTCGTCACCGGGCGTGTATGCGCGCGCATTCCTCGAAGGTTTCCTGAGCGAGCAGCATCTGGAGCACTACCGTCGTGAGATCGCGGGTCCGGGCTTGTGTTCGTATCCGCATCCGTGGCTGATGCCTGACTTCTGGCAGTTTCCAACGGGATCGATGGGCATCGGCCCAATCAACTCGATCTACCAGGCGCGCTTCATGCGCTACCTGCAGAACCGTGGGTTGCTCAGGACGGAAGGCCGGAAGGTCTGGGGATTCTTCGGTGACGGCGAGATGGACGAGCCCGAGTCGATTGGTGCATTGTCGCTCGCCGCCCGCGAGGGGCTCGACAATCTCGTTTTCGTGATCAACTGCAATCTGCAGCGGCTCGATGGCCCTGTGCGAAGTAACGGCCGAATCATTGACGAGCTTGAGGCGCAATTCACGGGCGCAGGCTGGAACGTCATCAAGGTCGTGTGGGGCTCCGATTGGGATGCCCTTTTCGCACGCGATCGCACCGGCGCGTTGTTGCGCGCATTTGCACACACTGTTGATGGACAGTTTCAGACTTTCTCGGCCAACGATGGCGCCTACAACCGCGAGCGCTTCTTCGGACAGAACGAGGAACTGGCTGCGCTTGCCGCGCATCTGAGCAACGACGACATCGACCGTCTGCGCCGGGGTGGCCATGACGTACGCAAGCTGTATGCGGCGTACGACAAGGCATTGAAGCATGGCGGTCAGCCCACGGTCATTCTCGCGAAGACAATGAAGGGCTTTGGCATGGGCTCGATCGGCCAGGGCCGGATGACCACGCATCAGCAGAAGAAGCTCGACGTCGAGCAACTGAAGGCATTCCGCGACAGGTTCCGTTTGCCCCTTTCCGACGAGGACGTCGAGCAGCTGCGGTTCTACAGGCCGGCGGAGAGCAGTCCGGAAATGCGGTACCTGCATGCCCGGCGCGAAGCGCTCGGCGGCTATCTGCCGCGCAGAAGGACGGTCGCGTCGCAGACGCTGCCCGTGCCGGCAATGTCGGCGTGGGGGCAATTCGCGCTGGAAGCCAGCGGCAAGGAGATGTCGACCACGATGGCGTTCGTGCGGATGCTCGGGAGCCTTCTGAAAGACGCGTCGCTCGGCCCTCGCGTTGTTCCCGTGGTCGCCGATGAGGCACGCACGTTCGGTATGGCGAACTTGTTCCGGCAGGTTGGGATCTATTCACCGCTCGGGCAGCTGTACGAGCCCGAAGACATGGGCTCGATGCTGTACTACCGGGAAGACACTGGCGGACAGATACTCGAAGAGGGCATTTCGGAGGCCGGCGCTGTGTCCTCGTGGGTTGCGGCGGCAACTTCGTATAGCGTGCACGATCTGCCGATGCTGCCGTTTTACATCTACTACTCGATGTTCGGTTTCCAGCGCATCGGCGATCTCATCTGGGCTGCGGCCGACCAGCGTGCGCGCGGCTTCTTGATCGGTGCGACGGCGGGCAAGACGACCCTCGGTGGCGAGGGTTTGCAGCATCAGGATGGCACGAGCCATCTGGCGGCTTCGACGGTACCGAACTGCCGTGCGTATGATCCGGCATTCGCGTACGAGGTGGCCATGATCGTCGACGAGGGTATGCGCGAGATGATCGAACGTCAGCGCGATGTCTTCTATTACCTGACGGTGACGAACGAGAACTACGCACAGCCTTCGCTTCCGGTTGCACCCATCGAGAGTGTGCGTGAAGGTGTGCTCAAGGGTATGTATTCGCTTGACGCGACATCGCTCGATCGGGCACAGGTCCAGTTGTTCGGTTCGGGGGCGATACTGGGCGAAGTGCAGGCGGCCGCGCGCCTGCTGAAGGAAGACTGGAACATTGACGCTTCAGTGTGGAGCGTCACCAGCTTCACCGAGCTGCACCGGGACGGTGTCGCGTCGGAACGCACCGATCGTTTGTTCGAAGCGGATCGTGGTCCCGTTCCGTATGTGACGTCTGCGTTGTCTCCCACTCGCGGGCCTGTGGTCGCTGCCACAGACTATGTGCGTGCCGTTCCCGAACTCATTCGTGCCTATGTGCCGCGTCGCTATGTGACGCTTGGCACCGATGGCTTCGGACGCAGTGACACCCGCGCGGCATTGCGAGCCTTCTTCGAAGTCGACCGGCATTCGATCGCGATTGCTGCATTGAAAGCGCTCGCGGACGACGGTGCAGTGGCGGTCGAGGTCGTCAGGCGAGCCGTTGATCGCTATGGCAAGCATGACGCGAACCGGGCCGCGCCGTGGCAACGGTGA
- a CDS encoding amino acid ABC transporter ATP-binding protein: protein MNTMLKMISDTTPSPAVQAERVVEIEQLSKWYGAFQVLKDINLSIRDGERIVICGPSGSGKSTLIRCINHLEAYQKGRVIVSGEQIAAGRKSLPSLRREVGMVFQQFNLFPHLSVLQNCILAPVRAKKMSKAQATELAMMNLEKVRIGEQAGKYPAQLSGGQQQRVAIARALCMTPKVMLFDEPTSALDPEMVNEVLDVMTGLAVEGMTMVCVTHEMNFARRVADRVIFMDKGEIVEEAPPDRFFGAPKTERARRFLEQILH from the coding sequence ATGAACACAATGTTGAAAATGATCAGCGACACCACACCGTCGCCGGCCGTACAGGCCGAGCGGGTTGTCGAAATCGAGCAGCTGTCGAAATGGTACGGAGCATTCCAGGTGTTGAAAGACATCAATTTGTCGATCAGGGACGGCGAGCGGATCGTGATTTGCGGGCCGTCCGGATCGGGCAAGTCGACGCTCATCCGCTGTATCAATCATCTGGAGGCATATCAGAAAGGTCGCGTGATCGTCAGCGGTGAGCAAATAGCGGCTGGCCGGAAGAGCCTGCCTTCGCTGCGACGTGAGGTTGGCATGGTCTTCCAGCAATTCAATCTCTTTCCACACCTGAGCGTGCTGCAAAACTGCATCCTTGCTCCGGTTCGTGCAAAGAAGATGAGCAAAGCCCAGGCGACAGAACTCGCGATGATGAATCTGGAGAAGGTCAGGATTGGCGAACAGGCGGGAAAGTATCCTGCACAACTTTCCGGCGGGCAGCAGCAGCGCGTTGCGATCGCACGGGCGCTTTGCATGACGCCGAAAGTCATGCTTTTCGACGAGCCGACTTCTGCGCTTGATCCTGAAATGGTCAACGAGGTGCTTGACGTGATGACAGGGCTCGCAGTTGAAGGTATGACGATGGTGTGCGTCACTCATGAAATGAACTTTGCACGCAGGGTGGCCGACCGGGTCATCTTTATGGACAAAGGTGAAATCGTGGAAGAGGCGCCGCCCGACCGTTTCTTCGGTGCACCGAAAACAGAACGCGCACGTCGCTTCCTGGAGCAGATACTGCACTGA
- the ehuD gene encoding ectoine/hydroxyectoine ABC transporter permease subunit EhuD, whose translation MNFDMAFAMRIVPQVLHGIGTTILVAILSSVGAAAMGFTWEMLRRSGKPMRYAMGVFVDLIRSTPSLVQLYFAFFVLPFYGIVLPAMVVGVLGLSFYFSSYLAEVFKSGIDSIPRGQYEAAQSLHLSKLDTVRFVVTPQMLRNIAAPMGSYFVSILKSTPVLAVLAVPEMLGSALDIASDTYRYAEPMLVAGVLFLTLALVVTYLVKRLEVRLMASTRR comes from the coding sequence ATGAACTTTGATATGGCGTTCGCGATGAGGATCGTGCCCCAGGTGCTGCACGGCATCGGCACGACGATTCTGGTGGCGATACTGAGTTCTGTCGGCGCGGCGGCAATGGGATTCACCTGGGAGATGCTGCGTCGCTCGGGTAAGCCGATGCGTTACGCGATGGGCGTATTTGTTGACTTGATCCGGTCGACGCCATCGCTGGTCCAGCTCTATTTCGCTTTCTTTGTTTTGCCATTCTACGGAATCGTTTTGCCCGCGATGGTGGTCGGGGTACTCGGACTGAGTTTCTATTTTTCGAGCTATCTCGCTGAAGTTTTCAAATCGGGCATTGATTCGATTCCGCGAGGCCAGTACGAGGCTGCGCAATCGCTGCACCTGAGCAAGCTCGACACGGTGCGTTTTGTTGTCACGCCGCAGATGCTGAGAAACATCGCCGCGCCGATGGGTAGCTACTTCGTGTCGATACTGAAGTCGACCCCGGTCCTGGCCGTCCTTGCGGTGCCGGAAATGCTTGGCAGCGCACTGGACATCGCTTCGGATACCTACCGGTATGCGGAGCCCATGCTGGTGGCCGGTGTGCTGTTTTTGACCCTGGCTCTGGTGGTGACATACCTCGTCAAGCGCCTCGAGGTGAGGCTGATGGCCTCTACGCGGCGGTAA
- a CDS encoding amino acid ABC transporter permease yields MSLLAIVLGIFEGFRVTAVVTVLGLLYAIPFAFVFGILQHMTDGWARRLVTAVIEFWRSSPTIVLLYAFYYSLPSFGVDLSAITVGSMVLGLNIGGYGSQSVRAALQSIERGQTEAGLALGLNRINVLCFVELPQAITATVPNFVSLAIQLVKGTALVSLITLTDMTFRAKEIGQLAYNPIGVYTALVVAYCVICYPMAIIGRRLEARIGKYRGTKHEL; encoded by the coding sequence ATGAGTCTTCTTGCGATCGTGCTGGGCATCTTCGAAGGGTTTCGCGTTACTGCGGTTGTAACGGTGCTCGGGCTTCTCTATGCGATCCCGTTTGCCTTCGTATTCGGGATTCTGCAGCACATGACTGATGGCTGGGCACGTCGGCTCGTCACGGCCGTAATCGAGTTCTGGCGCAGTTCGCCAACCATCGTGCTGCTCTACGCCTTCTACTACTCGTTGCCGTCGTTCGGGGTAGATCTGTCGGCCATCACCGTGGGTTCGATGGTGCTGGGTCTGAATATCGGAGGCTACGGGAGCCAGTCGGTTCGGGCGGCGCTGCAGTCTATCGAAAGGGGGCAAACGGAGGCTGGACTTGCGCTTGGACTCAACCGCATAAATGTTTTGTGCTTCGTCGAGTTGCCGCAGGCGATAACGGCCACCGTGCCGAACTTCGTCAGCCTCGCCATCCAGCTCGTGAAGGGGACCGCCCTGGTTTCGTTGATCACATTGACGGATATGACATTCAGGGCCAAGGAGATCGGGCAACTGGCGTACAACCCGATTGGTGTCTATACCGCGCTGGTCGTTGCCTACTGCGTCATTTGCTATCCGATGGCGATTATTGGGCGACGGCTCGAAGCGAGAATCGGAAAGTATCGGGGGACAAAACATGAACTTTGA
- a CDS encoding threonine synthase, which produces MTPCTAHRNPYMTGMRCIRCNSLFPVDDYFEGCPDCRSAGWPASVAPAYDDAVFNSKQWENWLAYSGGSVLGEGETPLVRLRALAQRIGVGSLSAKHEGANPTGSHKDRMSAFVVHRAREVGATTLAAASSGNAGVSLAAYAASAGLGCVIVTTPDMSANWRRAAEMHGAQIIATATSAERWLLVSEKARSGAWYPVTNYVTPPVGSNPFGVDGYRAIAYELFAQSGAHQPTDIVVPTSRGDIIWGIAQGYADLRSAGLLKVLPKVHAVEPFPRITRVLAGADMRETFAGSSAVVSIDGATVTFQAVEALRMTGGTAVAVGDKQVQADQIELARAGLYLELSSVAALSGLKQLLHAGAVSREANAVIVVTSHGYKEDAHYERPLEPVSLRSM; this is translated from the coding sequence ATGACGCCGTGCACTGCACATCGCAATCCGTACATGACCGGTATGCGTTGCATTCGATGCAACAGCCTCTTTCCGGTTGATGATTATTTCGAGGGATGTCCAGATTGCCGGTCCGCTGGCTGGCCAGCCAGCGTCGCGCCGGCATACGACGATGCAGTGTTCAACTCCAAGCAATGGGAAAACTGGCTTGCCTATTCAGGCGGGTCGGTCCTCGGTGAGGGAGAAACTCCACTGGTCCGATTGCGTGCGCTCGCGCAGCGTATTGGCGTTGGCAGTTTGTCGGCGAAACACGAGGGCGCTAATCCGACGGGCTCCCACAAGGACCGGATGAGCGCGTTCGTCGTGCATCGCGCGAGGGAAGTCGGTGCGACTACGCTTGCGGCTGCATCAAGCGGCAATGCCGGGGTATCGCTGGCCGCTTATGCTGCGAGTGCCGGTCTGGGATGCGTGATCGTCACGACGCCGGACATGAGCGCGAATTGGCGCCGTGCCGCTGAGATGCACGGAGCGCAAATCATCGCGACCGCGACCAGCGCCGAGCGGTGGCTGCTCGTGTCCGAGAAGGCGCGGTCGGGGGCGTGGTATCCGGTGACGAACTACGTGACCCCTCCGGTCGGAAGTAATCCGTTCGGCGTCGATGGATATCGGGCGATCGCATACGAGCTGTTTGCACAGTCGGGTGCCCATCAGCCGACGGACATTGTCGTGCCAACCTCCCGCGGAGACATCATCTGGGGCATTGCACAGGGCTATGCCGACCTGCGCAGCGCGGGGCTGCTCAAGGTGCTGCCGAAGGTGCATGCGGTGGAGCCTTTCCCTCGCATTACGCGTGTGCTTGCGGGCGCCGACATGCGTGAGACGTTCGCCGGCAGTTCGGCGGTCGTTTCGATCGACGGGGCTACGGTCACATTCCAGGCGGTGGAAGCGTTGCGGATGACGGGCGGCACGGCTGTCGCGGTCGGCGACAAGCAGGTGCAGGCGGACCAGATCGAACTGGCTCGCGCGGGCCTGTACCTCGAACTCTCGAGCGTGGCGGCGCTCAGCGGTCTGAAGCAGTTGCTGCATGCAGGTGCCGTGTCACGCGAAGCGAACGCGGTCATTGTTGTAACCTCCCACGGTTACAAGGAGGACGCACACTACGAGCGCCCGCTTGAGCCGGTCTCGCTTCGATCGATGTAG
- a CDS encoding succinylglutamate desuccinylase/aspartoacylase family protein, producing MSTPTRIWTPVDFDRDGKQTGSLRLPISSDLSAYGWIPIPVVCIRNGNGPTAVLIAGTHGDEYEGQVALLELARSIEASTITGRILILPALNFPAVEAGRRVSPIDEGNLNRLYPGEAHGTATQMIAHYVTTVLLPMADLVVDLHSGGRSLDYVSCALVRPCADRQLDERQMEMLRVFGAPIGYVTDGKGGGGNTTLPAAAEPLGVPVITAELGGGAMLRADGKELARLAVLRLLDHMGIRTDRTLPQPEETRVMVSQSGSLYAESDGLFEPAAMPGDEVTAGQHAGYLHSIERPTDSPINLTFGTSGLVACRRFPTLTKRGDCLYTFMRDIEGGVQK from the coding sequence ATGTCAACACCCACACGCATATGGACGCCCGTCGATTTTGATCGCGACGGGAAACAGACGGGTTCGCTCCGGCTGCCGATTTCCAGCGATCTTTCGGCCTACGGCTGGATTCCCATTCCGGTCGTTTGCATCAGGAACGGGAATGGTCCCACCGCCGTGCTTATCGCAGGCACCCATGGCGATGAATACGAAGGGCAGGTTGCACTGCTGGAACTTGCCCGGTCGATCGAGGCATCGACGATCACGGGGCGAATCCTCATCCTTCCTGCGCTCAATTTCCCGGCAGTCGAGGCGGGCCGCCGGGTCTCGCCGATTGATGAAGGCAATCTGAATCGCCTGTATCCGGGAGAGGCACACGGGACGGCCACACAAATGATCGCCCATTACGTGACGACGGTCCTGCTGCCGATGGCGGATCTCGTGGTCGATCTGCATTCGGGTGGCCGTTCACTCGACTACGTTTCCTGCGCGCTGGTTCGCCCTTGCGCCGACAGGCAACTGGACGAGCGGCAAATGGAAATGTTGCGTGTGTTTGGCGCACCGATCGGTTATGTCACTGATGGCAAGGGCGGCGGTGGTAACACCACGCTGCCTGCCGCCGCGGAGCCGCTCGGTGTACCGGTGATCACTGCGGAACTCGGCGGCGGTGCGATGCTGCGCGCCGATGGGAAGGAACTGGCGCGTTTGGCGGTCCTGCGTTTGCTGGACCACATGGGAATTCGCACTGACCGTACGCTTCCGCAACCGGAAGAGACTCGCGTAATGGTGAGTCAGAGTGGTTCACTCTACGCGGAATCCGATGGATTGTTCGAGCCGGCGGCGATGCCGGGCGACGAGGTGACGGCAGGGCAGCATGCCGGTTACCTGCATTCGATCGAGCGTCCGACCGATTCACCGATCAACCTGACCTTTGGTACGTCGGGGCTGGTTGCATGCCGCCGCTTTCCGACACTGACGAAACGGGGCGACTGCCTCTATACGTTCATGCGGGATATCGAGGGGGGAGTTCAAAAATGA
- the ehuB gene encoding ectoine/hydroxyectoine ABC transporter substrate-binding protein EhuB: protein MVVAAGFAVAAPASAEQTGDRVLREGRITIGISNAAPWAFKAADGSVSGVHPDLIRAVLRPLGIKQFDFVVLDFPALIPSLLAKRVDVVASGMGITPARCRQVIFGDPDLASVDAVLVKKGNPLKIHSYEDVVKNPAIRMSGNRGSANTDNALAAGIPQGQMQLFQDLDSGVSALVAGRVDALTLSASTVDRLLGQPMLGDRLERATPFKGRVLKNGREAATYGAMVFRPDDTQLRDAYNASFEKLRAGGTIKGILAKYGFTEAPADLTAKELCSPDYYR, encoded by the coding sequence ATGGTCGTGGCTGCCGGTTTCGCTGTCGCCGCACCGGCATCTGCTGAGCAAACCGGGGATCGCGTCCTGCGCGAAGGTCGTATCACGATCGGCATAAGCAACGCTGCGCCCTGGGCGTTCAAGGCCGCAGACGGCAGCGTCTCCGGCGTTCACCCGGACCTGATCAGGGCGGTTTTGCGGCCGCTTGGAATCAAGCAGTTTGATTTTGTTGTTCTCGATTTCCCTGCGCTGATCCCCAGCCTGCTTGCGAAGCGCGTTGATGTCGTCGCGTCCGGTATGGGGATTACGCCAGCCCGCTGCAGGCAGGTGATATTCGGCGATCCCGATCTTGCAAGCGTCGATGCCGTGCTGGTGAAAAAAGGCAATCCGCTAAAAATTCACAGTTATGAAGATGTGGTCAAGAATCCGGCGATCCGGATGTCCGGCAATCGCGGCAGCGCAAATACCGATAACGCGCTAGCAGCAGGGATACCCCAGGGGCAGATGCAGTTGTTCCAGGATCTCGACTCTGGTGTCAGTGCACTCGTGGCCGGACGCGTCGACGCCCTCACGCTTAGTGCCTCGACCGTCGACAGACTGCTCGGTCAACCGATGCTTGGCGATCGGCTCGAGCGTGCAACGCCCTTCAAAGGACGGGTACTGAAGAATGGCCGGGAAGCGGCTACTTATGGTGCCATGGTATTCCGACCTGACGATACGCAGCTCAGGGATGCCTATAACGCGAGCTTTGAAAAGCTAAGAGCGGGCGGGACGATAAAAGGCATCCTTGCCAAGTACGGTTTTACGGAAGCGCCGGCCGATCTGACGGCCAAGGAATTGTGCTCTCCCGATTATTACCGGTGA